A genomic region of Gemmata massiliana contains the following coding sequences:
- a CDS encoding transposase has translation MTLVCDNLNTHHTVSLYKAFDAETAGRLVQTPMNGSRLNMAEMELSVQSRQCLGKRRFETKTEMERTLGAWAEARNAAKAGAGGGKLPPPAPA, from the coding sequence GTGACGCTGGTTTGCGACAACCTGAACACGCATCACACCGTCAGTTTGTACAAGGCGTTTGACGCCGAGACCGCGGGGCGCTTGGTGCAGACGCCGATGAACGGGAGCAGGTTGAATATGGCCGAAATGGAGCTGAGCGTGCAGTCGCGCCAGTGCCTGGGGAAGCGGCGATTCGAGACGAAGACCGAGATGGAAAGAACCCTGGGCGCGTGGGCCGAGGCTCGCAATGCAGCGAAGGCGGGCGCCGGCGGTGGAAAACTGCCACCGCCGGCGCCCGCGTGA
- a CDS encoding serine/threonine-protein kinase, protein MIEREIFLSASERPDPAARAAYLDEACAGDTELRARVEALLRAPDESGSAVDTDRTLLPPSNPSATVVSPAGALSRQVPAAPVEDTLVSSAPAPAPQKGERIGTVVADRYALVEVIGTGGMGTVYLADQTEPVKRQVALKLIKVGADSKDVLARFDAERQALALMDHPNIARVYDGGTTSAGQPFFVMELVRGVPVTAYCDRHRLPVGARLELFVSVCRAVQHAHQKGIIHRDLKPGNILVTEVDGRPTPKVIDFGVAKATELKLTDQSIQDFGAVVGTPAYMSPEQADPLAVDVDTRTDVYALGVVLYELLIGLLPIDAQQLKRATILEALRMVREVEPPRPSTKLSTADARPLIAANRSTGPAELVQALRGELDWVVMRAIEKDRDRRYDSVGGLARDVQRYLADEPVEARPPTRWYKARKFARRNRGPVAAGVLVFLALVCGIVGTSWGLRRALGAEGLARERLAQAEHAREDAERSQKETERALADSKHAQAKAETAQKQAAATSDYLVNAFRKPDPAEDGRQLKVVDLLERAATQLDGDKDMSALARARLRDALGQTFFGLGLPDRAAALQEKALADYQKELGPNAPDALDVMHRLAFALGQSDRVDEAVRVSEDLLARRRSVLGPEHPDTLMTMTQLAGRYWSANRLGDAIPLAEQALAGMRKSWSPDHVDFINSITNLAMLYQAAGRTGDAVTLHEEAVALTRTNKGFDHPDTLLAVNFLGRAYAESGNTAKAIDLQRETLARIEDKFGPTHHRTLDVMSKLAQTCYQFGRAPDALPVSAEALKRAKSAKEPNTEAVLTAMQDLAMTYSYLSRPADALALLREVVNLAATKLGPVHKTTLAATHDLGVALRVAGKLDEAIPVLERALAARKKVGPEDDTGVQRTTAQLASAYDTAGRATDAIPLLEQLLVVQKAKLDPDHRDLLVTMANLALAYGSVGRTGDAVRLHEQVATAFREKFGAVAPDTQTVTQYLGAAYLKDNQLDRAAATYRDLLAATRPLLKPDDPDLARTRAGLGEALLVARKFPEAETVLRECLTIREKKLPDDWRTFQTKSLLGAVAVGRKQFEAAAPLLVGGYEGLRARADKIPGSQKALLPDAVDRLIELYTATNQPTELAKWRTERAKYPTVAPPPRPVR, encoded by the coding sequence ATGATCGAGCGGGAGATCTTCCTTTCGGCGTCCGAACGGCCTGATCCCGCGGCCCGGGCCGCGTACCTCGACGAGGCGTGCGCGGGCGACACGGAACTCCGTGCGCGCGTCGAGGCCCTGCTCCGCGCGCCGGACGAGTCCGGGAGCGCCGTCGACACCGACCGCACCCTTCTTCCTCCGTCGAACCCGTCCGCAACGGTCGTGTCTCCGGCCGGCGCCCTCTCGCGACAAGTGCCCGCGGCGCCGGTCGAGGACACGTTAGTTTCCTCGGCCCCCGCACCGGCGCCCCAAAAGGGCGAGCGCATCGGGACCGTCGTCGCCGACCGGTACGCGCTCGTCGAGGTCATCGGCACGGGCGGGATGGGGACCGTGTACCTCGCCGACCAGACCGAGCCCGTTAAGCGGCAAGTCGCGCTCAAGCTCATCAAGGTCGGAGCGGACTCGAAGGACGTGCTGGCCCGGTTCGACGCCGAGCGCCAGGCGCTGGCTCTGATGGACCACCCGAACATCGCCCGCGTGTACGACGGCGGGACCACGAGCGCGGGGCAACCGTTCTTCGTCATGGAGCTGGTGCGCGGGGTACCGGTCACCGCGTACTGCGACCGGCACCGGCTCCCGGTGGGCGCGCGCCTCGAGCTGTTCGTCTCGGTGTGCCGGGCCGTACAGCACGCGCACCAGAAGGGGATCATCCACCGCGACCTGAAACCGGGCAACATCCTCGTCACCGAGGTCGACGGGCGCCCGACCCCGAAGGTCATCGACTTCGGCGTGGCCAAGGCGACCGAGCTGAAGCTGACGGACCAGAGCATCCAGGATTTCGGGGCCGTCGTGGGCACGCCCGCGTACATGTCCCCCGAACAGGCCGACCCGCTCGCGGTCGACGTCGACACGCGGACCGACGTGTACGCGCTCGGGGTGGTGCTCTACGAGCTGCTGATCGGGCTGCTCCCGATCGACGCCCAGCAGCTCAAGCGGGCGACGATCCTGGAGGCGCTGCGAATGGTTCGGGAGGTCGAACCGCCGCGCCCGAGCACGAAGCTGAGCACGGCCGACGCCCGCCCGCTCATCGCTGCCAACCGCAGCACCGGGCCGGCCGAACTGGTGCAGGCGCTGCGCGGGGAACTCGATTGGGTGGTGATGCGGGCAATCGAGAAGGACCGGGACCGGCGCTACGACAGCGTCGGCGGGCTGGCGCGCGACGTTCAGAGGTACCTCGCCGACGAACCGGTCGAGGCGCGCCCGCCGACCCGGTGGTACAAGGCGCGGAAGTTCGCGCGCCGAAACCGCGGCCCCGTCGCCGCGGGCGTGCTGGTTTTTCTCGCGCTCGTGTGCGGCATCGTCGGCACCTCCTGGGGGCTGCGGCGCGCGCTGGGGGCCGAGGGCCTGGCCCGGGAGCGGCTCGCGCAGGCCGAACACGCGCGGGAAGACGCCGAGCGGTCACAGAAGGAAACCGAACGGGCGCTCGCCGATTCAAAGCACGCGCAAGCGAAGGCGGAAACGGCCCAGAAACAGGCCGCTGCTACTTCCGACTACCTCGTGAATGCGTTCCGTAAGCCGGATCCGGCCGAGGACGGGCGCCAGCTCAAGGTCGTCGATCTCCTCGAGCGGGCCGCTACGCAACTCGATGGGGATAAGGACATGAGCGCCCTCGCGCGCGCACGGCTCCGGGACGCGCTGGGCCAAACGTTCTTCGGACTCGGGTTGCCGGACCGCGCGGCCGCGCTGCAGGAAAAGGCCCTGGCCGACTACCAGAAGGAACTCGGACCGAACGCCCCCGACGCGCTCGACGTGATGCATCGGCTGGCGTTCGCACTAGGGCAATCGGACCGGGTCGACGAGGCCGTTCGGGTGAGCGAGGATCTGCTCGCGCGGCGCCGGTCCGTACTCGGGCCGGAGCACCCCGACACCCTGATGACGATGACCCAACTGGCCGGCCGGTACTGGAGCGCCAACCGGCTGGGCGACGCGATCCCGCTCGCAGAACAGGCACTGGCCGGGATGCGGAAATCGTGGTCGCCGGATCACGTCGACTTCATCAACTCGATCACGAACCTGGCGATGCTGTACCAGGCCGCGGGCCGCACGGGCGACGCGGTGACGCTGCACGAAGAGGCCGTGGCCCTCACGAGGACGAACAAGGGCTTCGACCACCCCGACACGCTCCTGGCCGTGAACTTCCTGGGCCGGGCCTACGCCGAGTCCGGAAACACGGCCAAGGCCATTGACCTGCAGCGCGAAACGCTGGCCCGGATCGAGGACAAGTTCGGCCCGACCCACCACCGGACGCTCGACGTGATGAGCAAGCTGGCCCAGACCTGCTACCAGTTCGGCCGGGCGCCCGACGCGCTGCCCGTGAGCGCGGAGGCGCTGAAGCGCGCGAAAAGTGCCAAGGAGCCGAACACCGAGGCCGTGCTCACGGCCATGCAAGACCTGGCCATGACCTACAGCTACCTGAGCCGGCCCGCGGACGCGCTCGCGCTGCTCCGCGAAGTGGTGAACCTCGCGGCCACGAAACTCGGGCCGGTGCACAAAACGACGCTCGCCGCGACCCACGACCTCGGTGTGGCGCTCCGGGTCGCCGGCAAGTTGGACGAAGCGATCCCGGTACTGGAACGGGCCCTCGCGGCGCGGAAAAAGGTCGGCCCCGAGGACGACACCGGGGTGCAGCGGACGACCGCACAGCTCGCGTCCGCATACGATACGGCGGGCCGAGCGACCGACGCGATCCCGCTGCTCGAACAACTCCTAGTCGTTCAAAAGGCCAAGCTCGACCCGGACCACCGCGACCTGTTGGTCACGATGGCGAACCTGGCCCTCGCATACGGTTCGGTGGGGCGCACCGGGGACGCGGTGCGCCTCCACGAACAGGTCGCCACCGCGTTCCGGGAGAAATTCGGGGCGGTCGCACCGGACACGCAAACGGTGACACAGTATTTGGGGGCCGCGTATCTGAAGGACAACCAACTCGATCGCGCGGCTGCGACGTACCGCGACCTGCTCGCGGCCACGCGCCCGCTGCTGAAACCCGACGACCCGGACCTGGCGCGGACGCGCGCCGGACTGGGCGAGGCCCTGCTCGTCGCGCGCAAGTTTCCGGAGGCCGAGACGGTTCTGCGCGAGTGCCTGACGATCCGCGAAAAGAAGTTACCGGACGACTGGCGGACGTTCCAAACCAAGTCCCTGCTCGGCGCGGTCGCGGTGGGGCGGAAGCAGTTCGAGGCGGCAGCCCCGCTTCTCGTCGGGGGGTACGAGGGGCTCCGCGCGCGGGCCGATAAAATCCCCGGCTCACAAAAAGCTCTTCTGCCGGACGCGGTTGACCGACTCATCGAACTGTACACCGCGACGAACCAACCCACCGAACTCGCCAAGTGGCGAACCGAGCGGGCCAAGTACCCAACCGTCGCTCCGCCCCCGCGCCCGGTTCGTTAA
- a CDS encoding transposase, translated as MCATTSATERGLIGDKPTAAVDGTGLESRHTSRYFFERAGRKHTSRLWTKLTVACDTKSHFFAGATVTTGPSNDSPQFRPVLLQASLAVRWDRVLADSAFDSEAHHAYAREDRGIRSSVIPLNRRNQGRKWPKTTYRRQMVKRFRKKRRGSQHKRVYGQRWQAESAFSRHKRRLGSSLGGRSDASRERECRLRVLVRSLPCRRRAYSAVRRVARTRVRLHPR; from the coding sequence GTGTGTGCCACCACGTCCGCAACCGAACGCGGCCTGATTGGTGACAAGCCGACCGCGGCCGTGGACGGCACGGGTTTGGAAAGTCGGCACACCTCGCGATACTTCTTCGAGCGGGCCGGACGCAAGCACACCTCTCGACTCTGGACCAAGCTCACCGTCGCCTGCGACACCAAGAGCCATTTCTTTGCCGGGGCCACCGTCACCACAGGCCCGAGTAACGACTCGCCTCAGTTCCGCCCGGTCCTGCTCCAGGCATCGTTGGCCGTGAGATGGGATCGGGTGTTGGCCGACTCCGCGTTCGACAGCGAGGCCCACCACGCCTACGCCCGGGAGGACCGGGGCATCCGGTCGTCGGTCATCCCACTGAACCGCCGCAACCAGGGCCGGAAGTGGCCCAAGACCACCTATCGGCGTCAGATGGTCAAGCGATTCCGGAAGAAACGTCGTGGGAGCCAACACAAGCGAGTCTATGGCCAGAGGTGGCAAGCGGAGTCTGCGTTCAGCCGACACAAACGTCGGCTCGGTAGTTCACTCGGTGGTCGTTCCGATGCCTCACGAGAGCGAGAATGTCGGCTTCGAGTGCTAGTTCGTTCGTTGCCGTGCCGTCGGCGCGCCTATAGTGCTGTTCGGCGTGTCGCCAGAACGCGAGTGCGACTTCATCCACGGTGA
- a CDS encoding ArsR/SmtB family transcription factor, giving the protein MARTKAPASTQTDWFAACGEPTRLALIQALVAGDKTVTQLATELSTEMVNVSHHLKIMKDAELVTFVKDGRFMIYSLVNAAVVKGMLELTHPSGAKLSLPLE; this is encoded by the coding sequence ATGGCCCGCACCAAAGCCCCAGCGTCCACGCAAACCGACTGGTTCGCTGCGTGTGGCGAGCCGACCCGCCTCGCACTGATCCAGGCGCTAGTAGCGGGCGACAAAACGGTGACCCAGCTCGCGACCGAATTGAGCACCGAGATGGTGAACGTGTCGCACCACCTCAAGATCATGAAGGACGCGGAACTGGTGACCTTCGTGAAGGACGGCCGGTTCATGATTTACTCGTTGGTGAACGCGGCCGTGGTAAAGGGGATGCTCGAACTGACGCACCCGTCCGGGGCGAAGCTATCCCTGCCACTGGAATGA